The Kroppenstedtia pulmonis genome has a segment encoding these proteins:
- a CDS encoding DJ-1/PfpI family protein: protein MAKILILTGDAVEALEVFYPYYRLLEEGHEAVIAAPTKKKLQTVVHDFEPGVDTFTEKWAYGLDAHISFDDLDPSQYDGLIIPGGRAPEHIRMHKKIPEILRHFFQENKPVGAICHAALVFAVVPDVAKGREMTAFTNCRPEVERAGAQYVPENLHVEGNLVSGHAWPDLPGFMKEFLKLIQA, encoded by the coding sequence ATGGCTAAAATCTTAATTTTGACAGGGGATGCCGTGGAAGCACTGGAGGTGTTCTATCCTTATTATCGCTTGCTGGAAGAAGGCCACGAAGCGGTAATCGCTGCCCCCACAAAGAAAAAATTACAAACGGTGGTACATGATTTTGAGCCAGGGGTGGACACGTTTACCGAAAAATGGGCTTACGGTTTGGATGCTCATATTTCCTTTGATGACCTGGACCCTTCCCAATATGACGGGTTGATCATTCCTGGAGGTCGTGCTCCGGAACATATCCGTATGCATAAAAAGATCCCGGAAATTCTTCGCCATTTCTTCCAGGAAAATAAACCGGTGGGAGCCATCTGTCATGCAGCCCTTGTATTTGCGGTGGTTCCGGATGTTGCTAAAGGGCGTGAAATGACAGCTTTCACCAACTGTCGTCCTGAAGTGGAACGGGCTGGTGCCCAATATGTACCTGAGAATCTTCATGTGGAAGGGAATCTGGTTTCCGGACATGCATGGCCGGATTTACCAGGTTTTATGAAGGAGTTTTTGAAATTGATTCAAGCCTGA